One Spinacia oleracea cultivar Varoflay chromosome 4, BTI_SOV_V1, whole genome shotgun sequence DNA segment encodes these proteins:
- the LOC110777589 gene encoding uncharacterized protein, which produces MVLVKKGSTHSNLDCFLHCTTPVAPSQFLPKSEMRNLNRLWHPWERENVEYFRLSDLWNCYDEWSAYGAGVPIDLDSGETLVQYYVPYLSAIQIFTSTPPPIFREDTDSADGETRDSYSESCSDESELSRWDGCSSEEGPFEHENLLQLNNRLGYLYCQYFERSTPYGRVPLMDKIIELARRYPGLMSLKSVDLSPATWMAVSWYPIYHIPMGRTIKDLSTCFLTYHTLSSSFQDMDHDDDMEAPEWIKKRKEGEGIPLPAFGLATYKMQGSLWVSGRCGRDQDRVVSLWSVADSWLKQLRVQHHDFNYFTGIRSG; this is translated from the exons ATGGTGTTGGTTAAGAAAGGATCAACGCATTCAAACCTCGATTGCTTCCTCCATTGTACTACTCCGGTGGCGCCTTCACAATTCCTTCCTAAG TCGGAGATGAGGAACTTGAATAGGTTGTGGCATCCATGGGAAAGAGAAAATGTGGAATATTTTCGGTTAAGTGATCTTTGGAACTGTTATGATGAATGGAGTGCTTATGGTGCTGGTGTTCCCATTGATCTAGACAGCGGCGAAACCCTTGTGCAATATTATGTCCCTTATTTATCAGCTATCCAAATATTTACCAGCACTCCTCCTCCTATATTCAG GGAAGACACTGATTCAGCTGACGGTGAAACAAGGGATTCGTATAGCGAATCGTGTAGTGATGAGAGTGAATTGTCGAGATGGGATGGATGCTCGTCTGAAGAAGGCCCGTTTGAGCATGAAAACTTATTGCAATTGAATAATAG GTTGGGTTACCTTTATTGCCAATACTTTGAGAGATCAACTCCATATGGAAGAGTTCCTCTTATGGACAAG ATAATCGAATTAGCTCGGAGATACCCTGGATTGATGTCGTTAAAGAGTGTCGATCTCTCGCCCGCTACTTGGATGGCTGTTTCCTG GTATCCAATATATCACATTCCAATGGGGAGAACCATTAAGGACTTGTCTACATGCTTCTTGACTTACCACACCCTTTCATCTTCATTTCAAG ATATGGACCATGACGACGATATGGAGGCCCCAGAATGgataaagaaaagaaaggaaggagAAGGCATCCCTCTCCCAGCTTTTGGTCTTGCAACTTACAAAATGCAAGGCAGCTTGTGGGTCTCGGGTAGGTGTGGCCGGGACCAGGATAGGGTTGTGTCACTTTGGAGTGTTGCTGATTCTTGGCTGAAACAACTTAGAGTCCAACACCATGACTTTAATTATTTCACCGGGATTAGGAGTGGCTAA